The following proteins are co-located in the Acanthochromis polyacanthus isolate Apoly-LR-REF ecotype Palm Island chromosome 7, KAUST_Apoly_ChrSc, whole genome shotgun sequence genome:
- the LOC127534772 gene encoding LOW QUALITY PROTEIN: granzyme A-like (The sequence of the model RefSeq protein was modified relative to this genomic sequence to represent the inferred CDS: inserted 2 bases in 2 codons) — protein MLCLRDLCVLISCGLLLIVQSSHGSEIIGGKEVTPHSMPYMALLTGKKLCGGILINPKWVLTAAHCDKIKKVLLGVHALKXKEKHSRQVRKVKRRVPHPDFNKKTAVNDLMLLELQTPVTKTESVEWRKLGETVRDPAAGKHCLVAGWGETKXKKMSAVLMSVNVTVIDRVACNSDKHYNRKPVITSDMICAGSTGKEMADTCRGDSGGPFLCDRQLVGVTSFGGKKCGDKKEVGVYSFLSKKHLKWIRETVGMSEI, from the exons ATGTTGTGCCTGAGGGATCTCTGTGTTCTTATCTCATGTGGGCTTCTTCTCATTGTCCAGTCAA GTCATGGCTCAGAGATTATTGGAGGGAAAGAAGTGACTCCACACTCGATGCCTTACATGGCTCTGCTGACTGGAAAGAAACTATGTGGAGGGATACTGATCAATCCAAAATGGGTTCTGACTGCTGCACACTGTGACAA GATTAAGAAAGTGTTGCTGGGGGTCCACGCACtca aaaaggagaaacactCCAGGCAGGTCCGAAAGGTGAAGAGACGTGTTCCTCATCCAGACTTTAATAAGAAAACAGCTGTCAATGACCTCATGTTACTGGAG cTCCAGACACCAGTGACGAAAACCGAGTCGGTGGAATGGCGTAAGTTGGGTGAAACCGTCAGAGATCCAGCAGCTGGGAAACACTGTCTGGTGGCTGGATGGGGAGAAACGA AAAAGAAGATGTCAGCTGTCCTGATGTCTGTCAATGTGACTGTCATCGACAGAGTAGCCTGCAACTCTGACAAACATTACAACCGTAAACCTGTTATCACCAGTGACATGATATGTGCTGGTTCAACTGGTAAAGAAATGGCTGATACCTGCAGA GGGGATTCAGGAGGCCCGTTTTTGTGTGACAGACAATTAGTTGGAGTGACCTCTTTTGGAGGTAAGAAGTGTGGTGACAAGAAAGAAGTTGGAGTGTACTCTTTTCTCTCCAAAAAGCACCTCAAGTGGATCAGAGAAACAGTGGGGATGTCTGAAATTTAG
- the LOC110953888 gene encoding granzyme A-like — protein sequence MLCLKDLCVLVSCGLLLIVQLSHGSEIIGGKQVKKHSLPFMALLIAEEPVCGGILIDPKWVLTAAHCDEIKKVLLGVHAIGKAEKHSRQVRKVKTCFPHPGFDNNTKVNDLMLLELQTPVRKTKSVEWLKLGETVKDPAAGKHCLVAGWGEMKKKKMSAVKVTVIDRVACNSDKHYNGNPVITSDMICAGSTGKKKAGTCKGGSGGPILCDRKLVGVTSFGGEVEKTGGVKVLKCGDKKKVGVYSFLSKNHLKWINKTMGMSEI from the exons ATGTTGTGCCTGAAGGATCTCTGTGTTCTTGTCTCATGTGGGCTCCTCCTCATTGTCCAGTTAA GTCATGGCTCAGAGATTATTGGAGGGAAACAAGTGAAGAAGCACTCGTTGCCTTTCATGGCTCTGCTGATTGCAGAGGAACCAGTCTGTGGAGGGATACTGATCGATCCAAAATGGGTTCTGACTGCTGCACACTGTGACGA gATTAAGAAAGTGTTGCTGGGGGTCCATGCCATCGGTAAAGCAGAGAAACACTCCAGGCAGGTCCGAAAGGTGAAGACATGTTTTCCTCATCCAGGCTTTGATAATAATACAAAGGTCAATGACCTCATGTTACTGGAG CTCCAGACACCAGTGAGGAAAACCAAGTCGGTGGAATGGCTCAAGTTGGGTGAAACCGTCAAAGATCCAGCAGCCGGCAAACACTGTCTGGTGGCTGGATGgggagaaatgaaaaaaaagaagatgtcAGCTGTCAAGGTGACTGTCATCGACAGAGTAGCCTGCAACTCTGACAAACATTACAACGGCAATCCTGTTATCACCAGTGACATGATATGTGCTGGTTCAACTGGTAAGAAAAAGGCTGGTACCTGTAAG GGGGGTTCAGGAGGCCCGATTTTGTGTGACAGAAAACTAGTTGGAGTGACCTCTTTTGGAGGTGAGGTGGAGAAGACAGGTGGGGTGAAAGTGTTGAAGTGTGGTGACAAGAAAAAAGTTGGAGTGTACTCTTTTCTCTCCAAAAATCACCTCAAGTGGATCAACAAAACAATGGGGATGTCTGAAATTTAG